The Allochromatium tepidum genome has a window encoding:
- the hrcA gene encoding heat-inducible transcriptional repressor HrcA, translating into MGTGKRISAGDRLQTSEGQVSERAQHFLKALVERYIREGQPVGSRTLAKDTGLDLSPATVRNVMADLEDLGLIASPHTSAGRVPTVAGYRLFVDALLTVRPPSENEIAALRTQFNARLDPKALIETASNLLSGITHLAGVVMLPRHERHAFRQIELLPLSDSRVLAILITSEGEVHNRILNTDRRFTPSQLEQAANYLNQMFTGQDIKDVRKRLLEDLQRTHAHMDQMMMRALAMAQDVMASAEDRDDCYIAGQTNLMEFGELASMDRLKSLFDAFTQKHEILHILDRCIAADGVQIFIGEESGYSLLDDCSLVTTPYRVEDRVVGVLGVIGPTRMDYQRVIPIVDVTARLLSAALRQ; encoded by the coding sequence GTGGGCACCGGGAAACGCATATCCGCCGGCGACAGGCTCCAGACCAGCGAGGGTCAGGTCAGCGAGCGCGCGCAGCATTTCCTCAAGGCGCTCGTCGAGCGCTATATCCGCGAAGGCCAGCCGGTCGGCTCGCGCACCCTGGCCAAGGATACCGGACTCGATCTCAGTCCGGCGACCGTGCGCAACGTCATGGCCGATCTGGAGGATCTGGGGCTGATCGCCTCGCCGCACACCTCGGCGGGACGGGTGCCGACGGTGGCCGGTTACCGGCTGTTCGTCGACGCGCTATTGACGGTGCGTCCGCCATCGGAAAACGAAATCGCCGCACTGCGCACCCAGTTCAACGCGCGTCTGGACCCCAAGGCCCTGATCGAGACGGCCTCGAATCTGCTCTCGGGCATCACGCATCTGGCCGGCGTGGTGATGCTGCCGCGCCACGAGCGCCACGCCTTTCGTCAGATCGAGCTGCTGCCGCTGTCGGACTCGCGTGTGCTGGCGATCCTGATCACCAGCGAGGGCGAGGTCCACAACCGCATTCTCAACACCGACCGGCGTTTCACGCCCTCGCAGCTCGAACAGGCGGCGAACTATCTCAACCAGATGTTCACCGGTCAGGACATCAAGGACGTGCGCAAGCGGCTGCTGGAGGATCTCCAGCGCACCCATGCCCACATGGATCAGATGATGATGCGCGCCCTGGCCATGGCGCAGGACGTGATGGCCTCGGCCGAGGACCGCGACGACTGCTACATCGCCGGTCAGACCAATCTGATGGAGTTCGGCGAGCTGGCCAGCATGGACCGGCTCAAGTCGCTGTTCGACGCCTTCACCCAGAAGCACGAGATCCTGCACATCCTGGATCGCTGCATCGCCGCCGATGGGGTGCAGATCTTCATCGGCGAGGAATCGGGCTATTCGCTGCTCGACGATTGCAGCCTCGTCACCACGCCCTATCGGGTCGAGGATCGGGTGGTCGGGGTGCTGGGCGTCATCGGCCCGACGCGCATGGATTATCAGCGTGTGATCCCGATCGTCGATGTCACGGCACGGCTGCTGTCGGCGGCGCTGCGGCAGTGA
- a CDS encoding NAD(+) kinase: MPAFQTLGLIAKQGDPERVRGTLVRLREHLRARAIEVRLEAESAHLLDAPIGEALALDRLGAVCDLIVVVGGDGTLLHAARVMAPHDVPLLGINLGRLGFLVDVSPEHIESALDRILAGEFDSDRRSMLDARIVTDQDAGEPEAALNDVSIHKWGTARMIELEIRIDGVFVSAQRSDGLIVSTPTGSTAYALSGGGPLVDPALDAILLVPICPHDLSNRPLVVPGGRSIEVRVRGSEQGHVQVTCDGQTDLRLPPGARVRIARHPHAAHLIHPKGHDHYQILRAKLHWGGHHITRTPPC; this comes from the coding sequence ATGCCCGCTTTCCAGACGCTCGGCCTCATCGCCAAGCAGGGCGACCCCGAGCGGGTTCGCGGAACCCTCGTGCGCCTGCGCGAACATCTGCGCGCGCGCGCCATCGAGGTGCGACTGGAGGCCGAGAGCGCCCATCTGCTCGATGCGCCCATCGGCGAGGCGCTGGCCCTGGATCGGCTCGGCGCGGTCTGCGACCTGATCGTCGTGGTCGGCGGCGACGGCACCCTGCTCCATGCCGCTCGCGTCATGGCGCCGCACGACGTGCCCCTGCTCGGCATCAATCTCGGGCGGCTGGGCTTTCTGGTCGACGTCTCGCCCGAGCACATCGAATCGGCGCTCGACCGCATCCTGGCCGGCGAGTTCGACTCGGACCGGCGGTCGATGCTCGATGCCCGGATCGTCACCGACCAGGACGCCGGCGAACCCGAGGCCGCGCTCAACGACGTGAGCATCCACAAGTGGGGCACGGCGCGCATGATCGAGCTGGAGATCCGGATCGACGGCGTCTTCGTCAGCGCCCAGCGCTCCGACGGACTCATCGTTTCCACCCCGACCGGCTCGACCGCCTATGCGCTCTCGGGCGGCGGACCGCTGGTCGATCCGGCGCTGGACGCCATCCTCCTGGTGCCCATCTGTCCGCACGATCTCAGCAACCGCCCGCTGGTGGTGCCGGGCGGGCGTTCGATCGAGGTGCGCGTGCGCGGCTCGGAGCAGGGTCATGTGCAAGTCACCTGCGACGGTCAGACCGATCTGCGGCTGCCGCCTGGGGCGCGGGTGCGTATCGCGCGCCATCCGCACGCGGCGCATCTGATCCACCCCAAGGGACACGATCACTATCAGATCCTTCGTGCCAAGCTCCACTGGGGCGGGCATCACATCACACGGACTCCGCCATGCTGA